The Haliotis asinina isolate JCU_RB_2024 chromosome 16, JCU_Hal_asi_v2, whole genome shotgun sequence DNA segment GCATGGGTTAGTATGTCTCTCACAGTATTATTTCacacatgttattgttttgtgcaaatttatttgatattttatgcCATTGTCACTGTTTATATTGAATATAAAATTGGATGTCTGAATTTTATCACAAGAAAAGTGTATTTCTACGTCATATTTTTCAAGTACAGGGTCAGTAGGAATAATCAGTTAAATGTACATCATGTTTTTAGATCTATTACTGGTATATTCAGATTTTCCCATTGTGAATGAAACAAATGCGCTAGTCATACTGTGAGGTTCGTAGTTGTGAATGTCTATGAAGATCATTGCTGGTCTAGTGAACAGATCATAGTGAATTTTGTTTAAGACAAGCCACAAGAAATATTCACTTACAGATTGACTGATGTTAAGAGTGTAGCCACAAATTCTGTTTCTAAAACACTTTGAAACCTTTAATTTCTTGTGgtcaaatgtttaaatgttctttCAGTAAAAACTCTAATAAGCTTCCATCTTTTTATCATAACACTGAACTAATTTCAGTTCATGAATTTTATGAATTTCAAATTTAGATATTGTTCTTGAAAATTGACAGATGTGATATTCCTGCGAACTACAACCAGATTTTAGcattatatacatatttattatcatagaATATTGTTTTAGACTTTACCAAAGTATTCACATCACTTTAGTATTCACACTTAAGTATTGTTTGATGCCAGTCTGTTACTTGTGTGCATCGTAATACAAAATATTCTCATGTTTCAGACTCACTAGTTCGAGaatatgttgttgaaatatttatgtCATGAACTTTATCAAATATTGGTTGTCGATCGTGACCTCAATTGATTCTGTCCATGAATTAATGGAAGGAAACAaattttgtccaaattaagCGTTTAAATATTTGTTCTCGAACAGGAAGTCAAGTCTTAGAAATCTTATTTCCTAGTTATCTCTTTTATTAATGTTGTGATTTATCAAAGTCAACGAATAAGTTGTAGAAGTTACTGAAGTTACAGAAGTGTAGTAGGAAGGATGGACTTGTTTTGTTACCACATTTGACCTGTTAAGGTACGAGCCCTTTGTTAAAGGTATTATTTATAGTCAGCATCTCTAAAGACTTAAACCTTCCACAAAAACTGACTTGCTTTAAGTCAATCCTTAATTCAGCTTTGAGGTGTTAATGTCAAGAGTACTCAGATATAATGAGTAATTTCTTACAATATGTTGCCAATAACAGCAGAATCAACTATTGGTCCTGATCAGTGcaagaacatgaacagaaaaatccGCTTCTTGCTAACAATACAACATGAACAGAAGTGGCTGCCAGTTACAGGACATAAAGGACAATATATCAATGAAATCAAGCTCCATATTGATCATCAGACTGATAAATTGCCTTCATTTGTTTGTCTGGTCAGTTTGTGCTGCCTTCTTGTTGGTCAGTTTTTCTGCTATGTTGAGGCATTCCAAAATAGAAAAATGTCCAAAGATTGAGAGTTTGAAAATTGAACAATGGTCTTGGGGATTCCTGTGCACTCTGCCAGCACAGATCTCAGTATATGCAACATTGAATACTGATACTCTTAACTGCAAAAGTTATTTATTACGCCCTTGTTACCATCCATGTATTCCATTCAGCTGGACATGTAATAgtattgtttctttttttgtgCATGCCTTTGTTGAAAATAAGTCACATTAGTAGCCTCTGTAACTTAATATTACTAAATAAACTGCCATTGTCCTTAGTTATTCGTTTTGACTCTGTGAAGAAAATATGATGGAAGAGTTATGATTATATGTGGCTTGTTCGGTGGAAGAGTGTATGTTTAGTTTATATTTTTAGTTCAGTAAAGTTGTTGCACCTCAGACAGCAGTAAAAAATTCATACAGATAAGCCCATGTCAAAAATGAGCTGCTTAAGGTATCCAAAGGTTTCCCAGTTTCATTGGAGAATTTCTTTGGAGAAGAGCACAGTAGCCTAGTAGGCAAAGCAGTCACAGAAGGcatgagtttgattcccttataggtacaatgtgttaagcccatggATTTTGGACTgcaaaaccatgctcactcactctgaatccAAACCCTTGGGTCTTTTCACATATTCAATATCATTTGCATAACTGAGATGTTATATGAATTATTACTGCACAGTAGGACTGCACAGTATTACCGTTATATTGGGTAAAGACCATATATGAGGTTTTGTTATTGTCTTCATGGCTTAGATTTAAACctacacactttcattcacaacaaatgttttccttcatttttcaatgacaaaatggcattgtgtaatacTACAAATTGGATATAAGAGAAAACAGAATCTCAGACTGCAATCTAACTAATTTTGAGATTTCTATTATCAGAACCATATGTTTAGGGTAATACTGCTCAGAGCTGTGGTGATGATAATCCAGTCTCCTTAAGCCACAGTAGAGGTTTCTGCTGAATTGGGGATTACCATATCATATCACTTCAGAAAGTATATTCTCTGAGCATGAAACCCTGggtgacagcatgagcatcactaCACACAGCTGATCATCTGTCAGCTCAATTGATGAGCTTCAGATATTGGGGGCAAGTTTTACCAGTATCTTCACAAGAATGCAAATTAAGTCTTCAGATGTATGTTGAGAAACTTTATTATCATTTGTACACCTTACAGTTGACAAATACAAACAGTTATGACACAAAAATTCAACTCACAATACAAATAATACCTTTCTCAAACATCAGTGAGGACATTTCCTTGATGGAAAGGTGCCCAAGGTTTCCTCTATGTCGGACTTCTATGTTCCTCACTTTTTTATGTACTTTCTCATTTGAAGTGCTTGGCCCCTTTGTGACATACCTCCTCATTTTGCTACATTCCTCTTCACTTTGTGTCATCCCTCCTCACTTTTTGATATCTCATGTTTcagacatgacatgacacgcCTCCTCACACTTTGACACACCTCCTTACTTTGCCACATGCTTCCCCACCTTATTACATGCCTCATCAATTTCTGATGTACTTGTGTGGCAAGTTTCTTgggaatatactatcatttTACTGATCAATTAGAACACTAAAGTAACTGCACATTTTGAATTTAAAGGTTACGCATCATTCATTATCTTTAGATAATTTTTCTGGCTTAAAACTAATAATACTGGCTTGGTTTTGACCATTAACACGTGGGTTTAAGATAAATGGGTGAAATCTCATCATACACTTACATAtaccagtgtgtgaaataagcGAAAAATCAAGCCAGACATCAGGGCTGGTAACTTCAGACCAGAAAATCCaaagaaaataactgaattgTGTTTACAATGAATGTGTATTTACTACATTTGCAGAACACTGCATATTGATAGCTGTTGCTGTTTGTTACATCAACGCAGTGCTTTGAGCTTGTGATGCAATAGTTCAGTGTTCAAACAACAATTGAAGCTCAACTGAAAAAATAGATATGATAAATTTACTCAGGtgaatcagtctaagtaaacttgtcctcagtacttttcgttacactccactactgagtctaacaaaaccttacggGAGGTCGCgggaggtaacctttgagattgaccaatcagaacacagcttatccaatcacgaaagtgcacatttgcacatacctattgaactttttatcttgaaaaggtttcTACCCAAacaattctgaatgctatttagcgtgcgcttgcttctgggtgatgcacacagcgtatgaacaaccatgacaacggtgagtaaacagtcgctgaaaatagtgttttgggcaatattcatggatgttatcttgcggaaatattagctaatggtaaccatgtcaacataaACCCAAAAGCATATATGCAGTAGGTCAAATAACTATTTGTGGAGagatttgtgtcagtgacctgaatattttgaaagtccctccgatcccaaaatagtagctgttgtctgattggttaaatctatttaaccgtctcgtgtttgattggaGGGTCATTGGTTGATCAAAAGCTACCTGACGCggccttctactagggtttgttagactcagtggtgaagtgtaacgaataacactgagactaagttcacTTAGATTGTCAGGTGAAGGGAACACATTATCTATTTTTTGTTACCAGACCACCAGGCAGGTAAGCTGTAAATTTTAGACTGCCCATCTCAGGCGGTTGAAccgccttatttcatacactgcataTACATGTTTGTTCTCTACTGTGGTGTGCTAACCATTCACCCAGTCATATCACAGCATGTAAACTTTCTGTATGGGTGAAATCTCTTTCAAACAACTCATTTCAAACTTTAGTGAAAACAGGGAGTATGGGTATGCTCCTGACAAAATCACAATAAGGGTTGATACATTGAATATAGATCCATGGTTCAGGATGATACAGAGCGATAATCCACATTGTATGCAGCCATGATCTGGATGGTGTGGAACCTTTATCACCAAATCCTGGCACAGATCTATGTTCCAAGGACAAATGCATCAGCCAATGCTTCACCTTAGACATGTTTGACCACCACGTGGCTACTTTTGCATTAAAatggacaaaaacaaacaagcttCCAAGAAATTAAATGTTAGTGTTCGTACTCTCAGATTATACCACATAACAACACTTCAGTTACTGGCATTTCAGCAATCTTCAATGGAGGCAGGAGTCCAAATCAAAACTGAATGGCTGAATGTTGATAATAATAAGGACATGCTCCAAGTGCTACagtctgattattattatccggataacccaagctgcctgtgaggtcaatagtcacatgacttatcccacctgGTACCAATTTTCAGCTGGGTAAACAAGCACAGATAAGCCATTTTGAACAAGACATTCCTGTATGTAAAGAGGTGCCATTTCATTCACAGATGTATCTTGTAGCTGGTTTCATCCAGTGGGATCTTCTCTTCATATCCTCGATGCAGACCGGTCAGGATGTAGGCCAGATAAAGTGAAAACCCAAGAAGGCCTAAGACTAGAAGGCAGGTGTTTTGGGGGCCCATTTCACAATAGAATTCATACCAAACACTTGGTATTACTGAGGGTTTGGTTGGACTGACATTGCTTGTTGTGGTATTTGTGTGGGAATCCTGAGATGCATTCTCCTTCTCAAAGTGTTCAAACAGTTCAAGAGTACACTTGGGGACTCCTCGTCTCTGTGCTAATAATTTTGGGGTGAAGCCCATCTTGTTTCTGGAACAAATTAACAATGTAACTTCAAAATTACTGCTATTTACCACTCAGCTTTAACTATCTGAGTAATGTATAGTTTATAGAAGTATATACAAAGTTGCAAATTCTTCACTTACATACATCAAACATGTTAAGAAAAAACTTATCACAATCAGTGCTGAATGCACAAAATAGAATTTATAACCCCAAGGCAAGTACACAAACAAACCACTTGTCTTCATATTCACcaaatatttaaatgaaatatctaGATGTATAAATGGTGTACAGCATATGCAGAATGAAGTTCAACATACAAAAACAGTAAAAGGAAAGTCTGAACTACTCTTCCAACAAACACCTCTACAAAAGATAACAATCCATTTGGTATTGAGTTAAAtcttgaattttgtgtcatttcGCAATATTATGTTGTCATGGCTACAGTCATTCTTGTACAGTACATGAAATGACAGAATCTCTGATGCTGATGTGAATATGGATACTTCTGGCAACGTGCTTCTATAACCATCATAATCAACTTGACTCCTCATATAATAATTCAAATTTTCATGTAATGCCTTCATGTAATATTATCAACAAGCTTGTTAATAACAAATATAAGTTCTGGGCACAAAAAAGTATTTTGGATAACGAAATGACCTGAGAGTAAGAAATGACCCGGGGCTAGATTTTCAAAACTCAAATGCTAAGAGAGCTCCGAAAATCAATACCGAGGTTACTGCATTACCAGTGAACAATGCAGTTTACTGGGTGCAGCTTACTACAGTGCGAATGGGTTCAGGCTGAGTGTTGACCATGTTGACTGGCTTTTGATTCAATGGTTTCATGTGCCTTTCCAATCCTTAGTTGTGTTAGAATTACAGTAGGTTACCACGACCACTATCCTTAGCCTTTTGGTCCTCTTTCCGATCAAGGGGCCAGTTATGCTCATTAAGGACCACTCTTGCcaatcaaaacatcagtttaCAATCTTGACTAAAACGTTTCTCCCCTCCTGTCCTTATATGTAGCTGACCCTATAATgatcataaacatgataaagggTTTGACAGCTCCCTAAGGATTGTGAAGGGGTGTTTACTGGTACAAATGTGACAGTGGAGAAGAAACCAGACTTAAAGCCACTGGAGCTATACAGCATGTACAGTAAGGGCAACATATAGCTGAGAAACTAAAACTAGTTCAGCCAGCTAAATGTTGTGTTCCTGCCTTCGCATAGCATGTATATACCCTGGAATACACAGAACTAAGTACACTCAAATCATGTATGTGAAAAAGCGTACCGAGAGTACTGCACTTTACCAGGCACACATTTTCAGATTAAGTAGTGCTCCCAAAAGATCAGAAAGGGTACCAGACCCTTATTTTAAAGATCATAAAGGGTGCCTAACCCCAAGGATCGTTAAGGGTgcttaaccctaaccccaagCTCTAACCCCAAGGAGGGTGGAGGCGCAACAATGAGATATTTGCTCCATGGCACTGGATGGTGCTGCACAGCATGACCCAGTAAACTGGGCGAGAGTTCCACCCGTAACCCCCGCTTGAAATGTAATCTgtttattatgattatttctAGGGGATTGGGTTTAGGTTTTAGATTTAACATTATCTTGGGTTTAGTGTTAGGATTAGGGTTAGGTATGGTAGGTCTTCTATAAAACCATCTATTACAAGACAtagaatttaaaacaaaaacggGGGTTACGGGTGGAAATCTTTTCCACACGACAGAAGAAGCAACCATGTTCATATGTCAAAAAATGATGCAGACCGTGCGTTCAAATTAGCTCCCATTTCCACCAGGGTTTCCAAGGTATCAATGTGACCGCACCAATGAAGAGGCGTGTTTCCTTGGCGATCCTCGGCATTTATTTCACATCCACTATTTATCAACAATCGCGCAATCCCAGTGTGACCTCGGCATGCTGCCAAATGTAACACTGTCCGGCCATTTGCATCAGGCTCTTCGAGACGACAGGTGCCCGTTTCAATTGCTGCTGTTACTTGTGCTATATCCCCATCTAGCACGGCATCTCGAAGAATATCTCCTCTTTCCATAACGTCAAACGAAATATGATTGTCGTAATTCTCCATTCATGACCAGAATGACAGACAAATAAAGGAGAAAGTTGCTTATTGAAACCGTCAAGCTCTTACAAGGAAATTTATGACCGGAAACGGAACTTCTCACATTTAAGTCCCTTAGTACAATAACAAAAATTCATTCAAGCTATTTCCTTTATTTCCTTTGAACAAACGTAGCAATTGGGTCTCTTAGAAGGATTACAACTTTATTCCAAATATATTGAATTTCTTAACTTAGCCACCCACACAATTAATAATAAATTTATTTGACCTAAACCTGAAGACTTCTGTGTTCCgtttgtttctggtgtcctgggAATATGGGAATGGAAATACCTCATTTATGACGGAACATGAATCTGAAAAACCTATTTCAAGACTTCAATCCAAGGTTTACTGTTTTTGATACCAGCCATATGTTGATAAATGTTAAAACGAAGGTTTCATCCAGATGTAAACATAGTGAATTCATCAAGTAAACATTCGACTCACTTGACAAATACCAGATATGTATACAGAGAATATGGTGAATAGAAAGAAAGTTGTGACCGATTAACGTCTTTGGTGATAGGCTGTCGGCAGGCCGTCTTTCACAATGTGATTTTCTGTACATTTGTGTCATTATCACGTAGGGATGACTGTACTGTTTATTGTGTTTCCTATTATAAACCTTTAGCAACCAAGCTTATTATTAGAGCTGAAGGGGTGGTTGTCGGCCCAGCGACTACACAAATGTACCCCAGGTacctttctgtatacagaagtATACCCTAGCCAAATGAAATCTGCAGATTCGTACCCTTGGACGATCGCATTCTGTGCTGAAGCGGCTTTTTTAACACATACTTTTATTCTTTCTTGTCAAACCACGGAAAAAGTTCAGCATGGCAGTGTGCATTTATCAGGAACAGCAATGTACCTTCCTTCCTCTGTCAGTAATAAAATATCAGGTCCATACTCGATTGCGTTAGAATGCTTGGCGAGTT contains these protein-coding regions:
- the LOC137268614 gene encoding ankyrin repeat domain-containing protein 46-like; protein product: MENYDNHISFDVMERGDILRDAVLDGDIAQVTAAIETGTCRLEEPDANGRTVLHLAACRGHTGIARLLINSGCEINAEDRQGNTPLHWCGHIDTLETLVEMGANLNARNKMGFTPKLLAQRRGVPKCTLELFEHFEKENASQDSHTNTTTSNVSPTKPSVIPSVWYEFYCEMGPQNTCLLVLGLLGFSLYLAYILTGLHRGYEEKIPLDETSYKIHL